One Paenibacillus sp. FSL H7-0737 DNA segment encodes these proteins:
- a CDS encoding carbohydrate ABC transporter permease gives MEKKWNKSTIAGWQFVLWPSLIIMLFSFYPMIQSLLLSFQSGKGTVYSFVGLKNYVRLFSDPMFRQAVSNTLLYLVIQVPIMLFLGLIIAYFLNMPGLRFKGVYRTAIFLPCVTSLVSYAVLFKSIFSVDGILNRMLMSIHLVSEPVGWLTDPLWARIVIILAITWRWTGYNMIFYLSAMQNIDPSVYEAASIDGASKTRQFFSITTPMLKPIILFTAIISTNGTLQLFDEVVNITNGGPGNSTMTISNYIYNLSFVYTPNFGYAATVSYAIVIMVAVLAFLQLKVGGEKD, from the coding sequence ATGGAGAAAAAGTGGAATAAATCTACTATCGCGGGATGGCAGTTCGTATTATGGCCTTCACTGATCATAATGCTGTTTAGCTTCTATCCCATGATTCAATCATTACTGTTATCATTTCAATCAGGGAAAGGGACTGTGTACAGTTTTGTAGGGCTCAAAAACTATGTGCGTCTATTCTCCGACCCTATGTTTAGACAAGCGGTCTCGAATACTTTATTATACCTGGTTATTCAGGTGCCAATTATGTTGTTCTTGGGCTTAATCATTGCCTATTTTCTTAATATGCCTGGTTTGCGCTTTAAGGGGGTTTATCGTACGGCGATTTTTCTCCCGTGTGTAACCTCATTGGTGTCTTATGCAGTCTTGTTCAAAAGCATATTCTCTGTAGACGGTATTCTCAACCGTATGCTTATGTCCATTCATTTAGTGAGTGAGCCTGTTGGATGGCTCACTGACCCACTTTGGGCCCGTATTGTTATTATTCTAGCAATCACATGGCGTTGGACGGGTTACAACATGATTTTCTATTTATCTGCTATGCAAAATATTGATCCTAGTGTGTATGAGGCGGCTTCTATTGACGGAGCTTCAAAGACTCGGCAGTTCTTCAGTATCACTACACCAATGTTGAAACCAATTATTTTGTTTACAGCAATTATCTCAACGAATGGTACGCTGCAATTATTTGATGAGGTCGTTAATATTACCAATGGTGGACCGGGTAACTCGACAATGACGATATCGAATTATATCTATAATCTATCGTTCGTATATACTCCTAACTTTGGTTATGCGGCTACAGTCTCCTATGCCATTGTAATCATGGTAGCTGTGTTGGCATTTCTTCAACTTAAGGTGGGAGGCGAAAAAGATTGA
- a CDS encoding ABC transporter substrate-binding protein has product MKKWLSVLLLVSMTVTVLAACGSSNSAEKNESGTTKKKVIAWAWDPSFNGAALKIAEDLYKKENPDFELEVVEMAKTDLEQKLNTNLAADVKDGLPDIILVNDPNIQKYVNAYPNTFADFGDKIDYTQFSPYKVDALKVDGKMYGVPFDIGSTGMFYRSDYLEEAGFTDADLQNITWDRYIEIGKIVKEKTGKYMATINPNDEALTSILLQSGGSWYITPDNKGNFVNNPVMTETLRVYKAISDSGIAKPVTGWSEFVGSFNAGDVATVVSGVWQVSSIMDAKDQSGKWKVAPTPRLGIDGGVNASNEGGSSWFVLDGSANKDLAIDFLSKTVGSSSEFYERFLTENGGVGSFIPAFSSEAYGQTSEFFGGQAIYSDFTKWSTEVPGISLGMYTQEAKDALKNELPNILNGADLTQSLANIQKLFEQQVQ; this is encoded by the coding sequence TTGAAAAAATGGTTATCAGTATTGCTCTTAGTATCAATGACAGTAACGGTACTCGCTGCTTGCGGGTCATCAAATTCAGCGGAGAAAAATGAAAGCGGTACTACTAAGAAAAAAGTGATCGCTTGGGCCTGGGACCCTTCCTTTAATGGTGCAGCTTTAAAGATCGCTGAAGATCTTTACAAAAAAGAAAATCCTGATTTTGAGCTAGAGGTTGTTGAAATGGCCAAAACGGACTTGGAACAAAAGCTGAATACTAATCTGGCAGCAGATGTTAAAGACGGTCTTCCAGATATTATTCTGGTAAATGATCCTAATATTCAAAAATATGTAAACGCATATCCAAATACCTTCGCAGATTTTGGTGACAAGATTGATTACACTCAATTCTCTCCATACAAGGTCGATGCACTTAAGGTAGACGGTAAAATGTATGGTGTTCCTTTTGATATTGGTTCAACAGGTATGTTCTACCGCTCGGATTATCTGGAGGAAGCGGGTTTTACGGATGCAGACTTACAGAATATCACTTGGGATCGTTATATTGAAATCGGTAAAATTGTAAAAGAAAAGACGGGCAAATACATGGCGACCATTAATCCAAATGATGAAGCCTTAACCTCCATTCTTCTGCAATCGGGTGGATCGTGGTACATCACACCTGACAATAAAGGAAACTTTGTTAATAACCCTGTAATGACAGAGACCCTTCGTGTATACAAAGCGATTTCTGATTCCGGGATTGCTAAGCCTGTTACAGGCTGGAGTGAATTTGTAGGCAGCTTTAATGCTGGTGATGTAGCTACAGTAGTATCGGGAGTGTGGCAGGTATCATCTATCATGGACGCTAAAGATCAAAGTGGTAAATGGAAAGTAGCGCCAACGCCAAGATTGGGAATTGATGGTGGTGTTAATGCATCGAATGAAGGCGGTTCCAGCTGGTTCGTGCTTGATGGCTCAGCTAATAAAGATCTTGCGATTGATTTCCTGTCCAAAACAGTGGGCTCCAGCAGTGAATTCTACGAGCGATTCTTGACCGAAAATGGCGGTGTGGGTTCCTTTATTCCGGCATTCTCCAGTGAGGCTTATGGTCAAACCTCAGAGTTCTTTGGTGGTCAAGCTATCTACAGCGATTTCACGAAATGGTCTACAGAAGTTCCGGGGATTTCTCTGGGAATGTATACACAGGAAGCAAAAGATGCACTTAAAAATGAATTGCCAAACATTCTGAATGGCGCGGATTTGACGCAAAGCTTAGCTAACATCCAAAAATTGTTCGAACAACAGGTGCAATAA